One Helicobacter cetorum MIT 00-7128 DNA window includes the following coding sequences:
- a CDS encoding OmpP1/FadL family transporter: MKKIKNHSFKTLTQKSFSPPLKLGSFLLSLLPTLSYANGFKVQEQSLNGTALGSAYVAGARGADAVFYNPANMGFANDLGENKSEFEITTTVINIPAFTFKVPTTNQGLYSVTSLQVDKSQQDVMKIIGIIGLGNILHALGNAGGLPEAINRIQGLMNLTNQKVVTLSSAPDTQIVNGWTGTTNFVLPKFFYKTRTHNGFTFGGSFTAPSGLGMKWNGKGGEFLQNVFIMMVELAPSMSYTINNRFSVGIGLRGLYATGKFDNTVYVPLEGDSILTAQQILNLPNDVFANQVPKNMMSLLGNIGYQPALECQKAGGDINTQSCQNFYNGLKQIMGYSGLQKAVASLYGTTKVVQQSNGNGMSGGYRLAGSLRVFENGMFSAVYNSSVTFNMKGDLVAITQLGPSLGNVLTKGSLNINVSLPQTLSLAYAHEFFKKRLRIEGVFERTFWSQGNKFLVTPDFANATYKGLSGTVASLNSETLKKMVGLANFKSVMNMGNGWRDTNTFRLGVTYMGRSLRLMGALDYDQAPSPQDAIGIPDSNGYTIAFGAKYHFRGFDLGWGGSFTFKSNRSSLYQSPTIGQLRIFSASLGYRW; encoded by the coding sequence ATGAAAAAAATAAAAAACCATTCTTTTAAAACTTTAACCCAAAAATCTTTTTCCCCTCCTTTAAAACTAGGCTCTTTTCTACTATCCTTATTGCCCACCCTCTCCTATGCTAATGGTTTTAAAGTTCAAGAACAAAGTCTTAATGGCACCGCTCTAGGCTCTGCATATGTTGCCGGAGCTAGGGGTGCTGATGCCGTGTTTTACAATCCGGCTAACATGGGCTTTGCCAATGATTTAGGCGAAAATAAAAGCGAATTTGAAATCACCACCACCGTGATTAATATCCCAGCTTTTACCTTTAAGGTCCCTACCACTAATCAAGGTTTGTATTCGGTTACGAGTTTGCAAGTGGATAAAAGTCAGCAAGATGTTATGAAAATTATTGGCATCATTGGATTAGGCAATATTTTACACGCACTTGGCAACGCCGGTGGCTTACCAGAAGCCATAAATCGCATTCAAGGACTGATGAATTTAACCAACCAAAAAGTCGTAACGCTTTCTTCTGCACCGGACACTCAAATTGTGAATGGCTGGACAGGCACGACTAATTTTGTATTACCCAAATTCTTTTATAAGACTCGCACGCATAATGGCTTTACTTTTGGAGGGAGTTTCACTGCTCCTAGTGGCTTAGGCATGAAATGGAATGGTAAGGGCGGAGAGTTTTTGCAAAATGTCTTCATTATGATGGTAGAGCTTGCCCCTAGCATGAGCTATACGATAAACAACCGCTTTTCCGTAGGCATTGGCTTAAGAGGGCTTTATGCAACCGGAAAGTTTGATAACACCGTTTATGTGCCTTTAGAGGGCGATTCTATTCTTACAGCACAGCAAATCCTAAACTTACCCAATGATGTTTTTGCCAATCAAGTGCCAAAAAACATGATGTCATTACTAGGCAATATTGGCTATCAACCCGCCCTTGAATGCCAAAAAGCCGGTGGAGATATTAACACCCAAAGCTGTCAAAACTTCTACAATGGTTTGAAACAAATCATGGGCTATAGCGGATTGCAAAAAGCTGTAGCAAGCCTTTATGGCACGACCAAAGTCGTGCAACAATCTAATGGCAATGGCATGTCAGGGGGATACAGACTAGCTGGAAGTTTGCGGGTGTTTGAAAATGGCATGTTTTCTGCGGTATATAATTCTTCAGTTACTTTTAATATGAAAGGCGATTTAGTCGCTATCACACAGCTTGGCCCCTCTTTAGGAAATGTTCTTACTAAAGGGAGCTTAAACATCAATGTTTCACTCCCCCAAACTCTCAGTCTAGCTTATGCGCATGAGTTTTTTAAAAAGCGCTTGAGAATTGAGGGCGTGTTTGAGCGCACCTTTTGGAGTCAAGGGAATAAATTCTTAGTAACCCCTGATTTTGCTAACGCCACTTACAAGGGCTTGAGCGGAACGGTTGCCTCGCTCAATTCCGAAACGCTTAAAAAAATGGTCGGCTTAGCGAATTTTAAAAGCGTAATGAATATGGGGAATGGCTGGAGAGACACTAATACCTTTAGATTAGGCGTAACTTACATGGGGAGGAGCTTACGCTTAATGGGAGCACTTGATTATGACCAAGCCCCAAGCCCTCAAGACGCTATTGGTATTCCAGATTCCAATGGTTATACCATAGCTTTTGGGGCTAAATACCATTTTAGGGGCTTTGATTTAGGTTGGGGGGGAAGTTTTACTTTTAAGAGCAATCGCTCTAGCTTGTATCAATCCCCAACGATTGGACAATTAAGAATTTTTAGTGCCTCTTTGGGGTATCGTTGGTAA
- the neuC gene encoding UDP-N-acetylglucosamine 2-epimerase, with amino-acid sequence MKKIVFVTNSRADYGKLKPLIKAIKDLKNSKHPLNHQITYRIFVCGMHLLEKYGNTYVEILKDGFEHVFLSKPYEDEIAMDLALATTITQFSSFIAQEKPSLIVVHGDRTESLACAIVASFNNILCAHIEGGEVSGTIDESIRHSVSKLAHIHYVCNEDAKLNLIQLGEKKERIFNIGSSDIDVMLGNLPSLEEVLEYYYQIKRFKNNYAILIYHPVVSEVPSLPKHIFEVLEAIKASKKNFVVIYPNNDLGSNIILKALETLSDNKERFVSFPSMRFEYFLTLLKNAEFIIGNSSCGIREAGVYGVPCVNLGTRQNNRGQASHIINAREKRDEILCAIDKALTLKNTLKKNSHFGEGNSVKQFLASLNLELFDTPTQKSFIVRKVSE; translated from the coding sequence ATGAAAAAGATTGTCTTTGTAACTAATAGCCGAGCAGATTATGGTAAGCTCAAGCCTTTAATTAAAGCGATAAAAGATTTAAAAAACTCCAAACACCCTTTAAATCATCAAATCACTTATCGGATTTTTGTGTGCGGTATGCACTTACTAGAAAAATACGGCAACACCTATGTAGAAATTTTAAAAGATGGTTTTGAGCATGTTTTTTTAAGTAAGCCCTATGAAGATGAAATTGCTATGGATTTAGCCTTAGCTACTACTATCACGCAATTTTCATCATTTATAGCCCAAGAAAAGCCTAGTTTAATCGTGGTGCATGGAGATAGGACAGAGAGCTTGGCATGTGCGATTGTGGCAAGTTTCAATAATATTTTATGCGCGCATATTGAGGGGGGTGAAGTTTCGGGCACCATAGATGAAAGTATCCGCCATAGTGTGTCAAAACTCGCGCATATTCATTATGTTTGCAATGAAGACGCTAAATTAAATCTTATTCAGCTAGGGGAGAAAAAAGAGCGTATTTTTAATATCGGCTCTAGCGATATTGATGTGATGTTAGGGAATTTACCTAGCTTAGAAGAAGTTTTAGAATATTATTATCAAATAAAGCGTTTTAAAAATAACTATGCGATTTTGATTTATCACCCTGTAGTGAGCGAAGTGCCTAGTTTGCCTAAACACATTTTTGAAGTCTTAGAGGCTATCAAAGCGAGTAAGAAAAATTTTGTGGTGATTTACCCTAATAATGATTTAGGTTCAAACATTATCTTAAAAGCTTTAGAGACTTTAAGTGATAATAAAGAGCGTTTTGTTAGTTTTCCTAGTATGCGTTTTGAATATTTTTTAACGCTTTTAAAAAACGCAGAGTTTATTATCGGTAATTCAAGTTGCGGGATACGAGAGGCTGGGGTTTATGGTGTGCCTTGTGTCAATCTTGGCACAAGACAAAATAATAGAGGTCAAGCTAGTCATATCATCAACGCTAGAGAAAAAAGAGATGAAATTTTATGTGCCATAGACAAGGCTCTAACATTAAAAAATACTTTAAAAAAGAACTCTCATTTTGGCGAAGGTAATAGCGTTAAGCAGTTTTTGGCGAGTTTGAATTTAGAGTTGTTTGACACGCCTACGCAAAAAAGCTTTATAGTAAGAAAGGTGAGTGAGTGA
- a CDS encoding alpha-2,3-sialyltransferase — MSEKIFSQVDEKNQKKPLIIAGNGPSIKDLDYSLFPKDFDVFRCNQFYFEDKYYLGKEVKGVFFNPCVFHNQMNTAKHLIDNNEYYIEQFFCSVSKEQHDFNGDYQTILSVDEYLRANYPFVRDTFSLFGEHEEILNHVKYHLKTYSKELSAGVLMLLSAIVLGYKEIYLVGVDFGANSWGHFYDDNQSQHFINHMADCHNIYYDMLTIYLCQKYAKLYALVPNSPLNHLLPLNLQANHVFELLDKPIGYTSDLIVSSPLEEKLLESKNIDERFSQNKSFKNYLQRLKDKFLQMIFRGGGVITIPRVIFKGKFA, encoded by the coding sequence ATGAGTGAAAAAATATTTTCTCAAGTTGATGAAAAAAATCAAAAGAAACCCCTAATCATCGCTGGCAATGGCCCTAGTATTAAAGATTTAGATTATTCCTTATTCCCTAAAGACTTTGATGTATTTAGGTGTAATCAATTCTATTTTGAAGACAAATATTATTTGGGAAAAGAAGTTAAGGGGGTGTTTTTTAATCCTTGTGTATTTCATAACCAAATGAATACAGCAAAACATCTAATTGATAATAATGAATACTATATTGAGCAATTTTTTTGCTCTGTAAGCAAAGAGCAACATGATTTTAATGGGGACTATCAAACTATTTTGTCTGTTGATGAGTATTTAAGGGCAAATTATCCTTTTGTTCGTGATACTTTTAGCTTATTTGGAGAACATGAAGAAATATTAAATCATGTTAAATACCACTTAAAAACTTATTCTAAAGAATTAAGTGCGGGAGTCTTAATGCTTTTGAGTGCAATTGTTTTAGGATATAAAGAGATTTACTTAGTAGGAGTTGATTTTGGAGCAAATTCTTGGGGGCATTTTTATGATGATAATCAAAGCCAACATTTTATAAACCATATGGCGGACTGTCATAATATTTATTACGATATGCTTACCATTTATCTTTGTCAAAAGTATGCTAAACTTTACGCATTAGTTCCAAATAGCCCTTTAAATCATCTTTTACCTTTGAATTTACAAGCTAACCATGTTTTTGAGTTGCTAGATAAACCCATAGGATATACAAGTGATTTGATTGTTTCTTCGCCACTAGAAGAAAAACTATTGGAATCTAAGAATATTGATGAAAGATTTTCTCAAAATAAGTCTTTTAAAAATTATTTACAAAGATTAAAGGATAAGTTTTTGCAGATGATTTTTCGGGGGGGGGGGGTAATAACTATCCCAAGAGTAATATTTAAAGGGAAATTTGCATGA
- a CDS encoding HU family DNA-binding protein — protein MNKAEFIDLVKESGEFSSKKDAENAINAFTLAVETALSKGESVELIGFGKFESVEQKGKEGKVPGTDKTYKTEDKRVPKFKPGKILKQKVEGK, from the coding sequence ATGAATAAAGCGGAATTTATTGATTTGGTTAAGGAATCAGGTGAATTTAGCAGTAAGAAAGACGCAGAAAATGCTATCAATGCTTTCACTCTAGCAGTAGAGACAGCTCTAAGCAAAGGTGAGAGCGTAGAATTAATTGGTTTTGGTAAGTTTGAGAGCGTTGAGCAAAAAGGTAAAGAGGGTAAGGTTCCCGGGACTGATAAAACTTACAAAACAGAAGATAAGCGTGTGCCTAAGTTCAAACCCGGCAAGATTCTTAAGCAAAAGGTTGAGGGCAAGTAA
- the der gene encoding ribosome biogenesis GTPase Der produces MKKHNKTLKTIAILGQPNVGKSSLFNRLAKERIAITSDFAGTTRDINKRKILLNEKEVEILDTGGIHKDAILSKEIKAINLKAAQMSDLILYVVDGKTIPEDSDIKLFREIFKINPNCFLVINKIDNDKEKEKAYAFASFGVSSHRSFNISVSHNRGINALINAILLELNLLVNLEEDDDLDILESLEVPTINENLENEELEDENEEEIIQVGIIGRVNVGKSSLLNALTQKERSIVSNLAGTTIDPIDETILVNNQKICFVDTAGIRHRGKIEGIEKYALERTKKALEKSHIVLLVLDVSAPFVELDEKISSLADKHSLGIILILNKWDIRYAPYEEIIATLKRKFRFLEYAPIITTSCLESRHINEIKTKILEVYEQFSKRIPTSLLNQTILKATQRHPLPSDHGKLVKIYYATQFATKPPQFSIVMNRPKSLHFSYKRYLINTLRKEFNFLGTPLIINAKDKKGANKEQN; encoded by the coding sequence ATGAAAAAACACAATAAAACCTTAAAAACTATCGCTATTTTAGGCCAGCCAAATGTTGGTAAAAGCTCTTTGTTTAACCGCTTGGCAAAAGAAAGAATCGCTATCACTTCTGATTTTGCTGGCACAACAAGAGATATTAATAAGCGTAAAATCCTCCTTAATGAAAAAGAAGTAGAGATACTAGATACAGGTGGGATTCATAAAGACGCTATTTTGTCTAAAGAAATTAAAGCGATTAATTTAAAAGCCGCTCAAATGAGTGATTTAATTTTGTATGTCGTAGATGGCAAAACTATTCCTGAAGATAGCGATATTAAACTTTTTAGAGAGATTTTTAAAATCAATCCTAATTGCTTTTTAGTTATCAATAAAATTGATAATGACAAAGAAAAGGAAAAAGCCTATGCGTTCGCCTCTTTTGGCGTATCAAGTCATAGAAGTTTTAATATCTCTGTTTCGCACAATAGGGGCATTAACGCACTCATTAATGCTATATTGCTTGAATTAAATCTCTTAGTAAACTTAGAAGAAGATGATGATTTAGACATTTTAGAAAGCTTAGAAGTCCCTACTATCAATGAAAATCTTGAAAATGAAGAATTGGAAGATGAAAATGAAGAAGAAATCATTCAAGTAGGCATCATTGGGCGGGTGAATGTGGGCAAAAGCTCATTATTAAACGCTCTCACACAAAAAGAAAGAAGCATTGTTTCTAATCTAGCTGGCACCACCATTGACCCTATAGATGAAACCATTCTAGTGAATAATCAAAAAATTTGTTTTGTAGACACTGCAGGCATTAGGCATAGAGGCAAGATTGAAGGCATTGAGAAATACGCCCTAGAGCGCACCAAAAAAGCTTTAGAAAAATCTCACATCGTACTATTAGTTTTAGATGTGAGCGCGCCTTTTGTAGAATTAGATGAAAAGATTAGCTCTTTAGCCGATAAACATTCTTTAGGCATAATTCTCATTCTAAATAAATGGGATATCCGCTATGCACCCTATGAAGAAATCATAGCCACTTTAAAAAGAAAATTCCGCTTTTTAGAATACGCCCCCATTATTACTACAAGTTGCCTAGAATCACGCCATATTAATGAAATCAAAACTAAAATTTTAGAAGTGTATGAGCAATTTTCTAAACGCATTCCTACAAGTTTATTAAACCAAACTATCTTAAAGGCTACGCAAAGACACCCTTTACCAAGCGATCATGGAAAGCTTGTTAAAATCTATTATGCCACGCAATTTGCCACCAAACCCCCACAATTTTCTATTGTGATGAACCGCCCTAAGTCTTTACATTTTAGCTATAAGCGTTATTTAATTAATACCTTAAGAAAGGAATTTAATTTTCTAGGCACACCCCTAATTATCAATGCTAAAGACAAAAAAGGCGCTAATAAAGAGCAAAATTGA
- the pseB gene encoding UDP-N-acetylglucosamine 4,6-dehydratase (inverting), whose protein sequence is MLDNKTILITGGTGSFGKCFVRKVLDTSKAKKIIVYSRDELKQSEMAMEFNDNRMRFFIGDVRDLERLECALEGVDICIHAAALKHVPIAEYNPLECIKTNIIGASNVINACLKNEVSQVIALSTDKAANPINLYGATKLCSDKLFVSANNFKGTSKTQFSVVRYGNVVGSRGSVVPFFKKLVQNKASEIPITDIRMTRFWITLDEGVNFVLKNLERMHGGEIFVPKIPSMKMTDLAKALAPNIPIKIIGIRPGEKLHEVMIPKDESHLALEFESFFIIQPTISFQTPKNYALTKLNEKGQKVATDFEYSSNHNNTWLEPKDLLKLL, encoded by the coding sequence ATGCTAGATAACAAAACTATATTAATCACAGGTGGCACAGGAAGTTTTGGCAAGTGCTTTGTGCGTAAGGTTTTAGACACTTCAAAAGCTAAAAAAATCATTGTCTATAGCCGAGATGAGTTAAAGCAAAGCGAAATGGCAATGGAATTTAATGATAATAGAATGCGCTTTTTTATCGGCGATGTGAGAGATTTAGAACGCTTAGAATGTGCTTTAGAAGGCGTGGATATTTGTATCCATGCTGCAGCTCTTAAACATGTGCCTATTGCAGAATATAATCCCTTAGAGTGTATCAAAACTAACATCATAGGCGCAAGCAATGTCATTAATGCATGCCTAAAAAATGAAGTCTCTCAAGTCATTGCTCTAAGCACCGATAAAGCAGCTAATCCTATTAATCTCTATGGGGCTACTAAATTATGTAGCGATAAGCTCTTTGTGAGTGCGAATAATTTTAAAGGCACTTCAAAAACACAATTTAGCGTGGTGCGTTATGGTAATGTGGTGGGGAGTCGGGGAAGTGTGGTGCCGTTTTTTAAAAAATTAGTTCAAAATAAGGCGAGTGAAATTCCTATTACAGATATTCGCATGACAAGATTTTGGATAACCTTAGATGAGGGGGTTAATTTTGTGCTAAAAAACTTAGAGCGCATGCATGGGGGCGAAATTTTTGTGCCAAAAATTCCTAGCATGAAAATGACTGATTTAGCCAAAGCCCTAGCTCCTAATATTCCTATCAAAATCATAGGCATTCGCCCAGGCGAAAAACTCCATGAAGTAATGATTCCTAAAGATGAAAGCCATTTAGCCCTAGAATTTGAAAGCTTTTTTATCATTCAGCCAACTATAAGCTTTCAAACACCTAAAAATTACGCCCTTACCAAGCTTAATGAGAAAGGGCAAAAAGTCGCCACTGACTTTGAATATAGTAGTAACCACAATAACACATGGCTAGAGCCTAAGGATTTATTAAAATTACTATGA
- a CDS encoding alpha-2,3-sialyltransferase has product MNLRKPLIIAGNGPSIKDLDYSLFPKDFDVFRCNQFYFEDKYYLGKEVKGVFFNACVFDLQMKVAQSIVKNSEYHLEQIYCTHVGLYDYFNNHQQLTQEYLDRNYVGIRSTYSYLKDLEPFFALHSKYRNFYNQHFTSGIMMLIVAIALGYKEIYLCGIDFYENSLGHFYEEKSALFPVHADCQHSKSLDFQAIELAKNYAKIYALVPNSALAQILPLSSQKGVSNEVKERLDLGKEKTQTTDYFKNIPNQEEQVAPKSTLKSTFIGALRKKGINESNFIFLLLKDSYYFLKGFLSLILETLRAFLKTKKD; this is encoded by the coding sequence ATGAATTTAAGAAAGCCCCTTATTATTGCCGGCAATGGCCCTAGCATCAAAGATTTAGACTATTCGCTTTTTCCTAAAGACTTTGATGTTTTTAGATGTAATCAATTCTATTTTGAAGACAAGTATTATTTGGGAAAAGAAGTTAAGGGGGTGTTTTTTAACGCTTGTGTGTTTGATTTGCAAATGAAAGTAGCTCAATCCATAGTTAAAAACTCCGAGTATCATTTGGAGCAAATTTATTGCACACATGTGGGATTGTATGACTATTTTAATAATCATCAGCAATTGACGCAAGAATACCTAGATAGAAATTATGTTGGGATTCGTTCTACTTATTCGTATTTAAAGGATTTAGAGCCATTTTTTGCCTTGCATTCAAAATACCGCAATTTTTATAATCAGCATTTTACAAGTGGAATTATGATGTTAATTGTAGCGATTGCTCTAGGCTATAAAGAAATCTATTTGTGTGGGATTGATTTTTATGAAAATAGTTTAGGGCATTTTTATGAGGAGAAAAGCGCTTTATTTCCCGTTCATGCAGATTGCCAGCATTCTAAAAGTTTGGATTTTCAAGCCATTGAATTAGCTAAGAACTACGCAAAAATCTATGCTTTAGTGCCTAATAGCGCATTAGCACAAATTTTGCCCTTATCTTCACAAAAGGGTGTTTCTAATGAGGTCAAAGAACGCCTAGATTTAGGGAAAGAAAAAACTCAAACAACAGATTATTTTAAAAATATTCCTAACCAAGAAGAGCAAGTAGCGCCAAAAAGCACTTTAAAAAGCACTTTTATAGGGGCTTTGAGAAAAAAGGGTATTAATGAGAGCAACTTCATTTTCTTGTTGCTTAAAGATAGCTACTATTTTTTAAAAGGCTTTTTATCTTTAATTTTGGAAACCCTAAGGGCATTTTTAAAGACTAAAAAAGATTAA
- the coaBC gene encoding bifunctional phosphopantothenoylcysteine decarboxylase/phosphopantothenate--cysteine ligase CoaBC, translated as MNFLDDLFYPLRLLENKRILLLVSGSIAVYKSLELVRLLFKSGANIQVAMSEDAKKFVTPLSFEALSHNKVLHAQNEKWYYNHNNTLHHNHIACATNSDLLIFAPLSANSLAKIAYGIADNVVSATFLACNSPKILAPSMNTNMLLAKATQSNLKRLEEFGYIILETQNALLACDTKGNGAMAEVLEILFKATQTLLKDTYFENREVIVIGGASIEKIDSVRTISNLSSGIQASTLALALYFKGAKVTFISSCFPTPLPKEITSIQVSDTKSYENALNNTTTNLRPHSQKPLLFNLAAISDYVPKTTFNHKLKKSELGECLNIECIQNKDLLASIDAKKFVKIGFKAEDKEDKAIENAKNLLNSSQNHGKDCSMVALNLIKDNRPFGSLENELMLFTHHKTQNISSTNKLEASFKILDFIKDNAL; from the coding sequence ATGAATTTTTTAGATGATTTATTTTACCCCTTAAGATTATTAGAAAACAAACGCATTTTATTGTTAGTGAGTGGCTCAATCGCTGTATATAAATCCCTAGAATTAGTGCGATTATTGTTTAAAAGTGGGGCAAATATTCAAGTAGCAATGAGCGAAGATGCCAAAAAGTTTGTAACCCCCTTAAGCTTTGAAGCCCTAAGTCATAACAAAGTCTTGCATGCACAGAATGAAAAATGGTATTACAACCACAACAATACCTTACATCATAATCATATCGCTTGTGCTACAAACTCTGATTTACTCATCTTTGCTCCCTTAAGCGCTAATAGTTTGGCAAAAATTGCTTATGGAATAGCTGATAATGTAGTAAGCGCGACTTTTTTAGCTTGTAACAGCCCTAAAATCCTAGCCCCTAGCATGAACACTAACATGTTATTAGCTAAAGCAACCCAAAGCAACTTAAAACGCTTAGAAGAGTTTGGTTATATTATTTTAGAAACACAAAACGCCCTTTTAGCCTGTGATACTAAAGGCAATGGAGCGATGGCTGAAGTTTTAGAAATCCTTTTTAAAGCCACCCAAACACTCTTAAAAGACACTTATTTTGAAAATAGAGAAGTTATAGTAATAGGCGGAGCGAGTATAGAAAAGATTGATAGCGTTCGCACTATCAGTAACCTTTCTAGTGGCATTCAAGCAAGCACTCTTGCTTTGGCTTTGTATTTTAAGGGGGCAAAAGTAACTTTCATTTCATCTTGCTTTCCTACTCCTTTGCCTAAAGAAATCACAAGCATTCAAGTTAGCGATACCAAATCCTATGAAAACGCTTTGAATAATACTACCACAAACCTACGCCCCCATTCTCAAAAGCCCCTACTTTTTAATCTCGCTGCCATTAGTGATTATGTGCCAAAAACAACCTTTAATCATAAGCTTAAAAAAAGCGAGCTAGGTGAGTGCTTGAATATTGAATGCATTCAAAATAAAGATTTGCTCGCATCTATAGACGCTAAGAAATTTGTCAAAATCGGTTTTAAAGCCGAAGATAAAGAAGATAAGGCCATAGAAAACGCTAAAAATCTTTTAAACTCATCTCAAAATCATGGTAAAGACTGCTCAATGGTCGCTTTAAATCTCATTAAAGATAATCGCCCCTTTGGTTCATTAGAAAACGAATTAATGCTCTTTACGCACCATAAAACCCAAAACATTTCTTCCACAAACAAATTAGAAGCCAGCTTTAAAATCCTTGACTTTATCAAAGACAACGCCCTTTAA
- a CDS encoding cytidylyltransferase domain-containing protein yields the protein MKVLAYIPARSGSKGVKDKNIKAFRGLPLMAHTILSALNSKLFDEVMVSTDNEVYKEIALKYGASVPFLRSQENSSDTAPTILGLLETLENYSKINMHFNHVMILQPTSPLRDTKDILGAWECYAKNHFQSLASVHKVEINPFLLRTLKDDQLSSLLRANSTIRRQDIPHFYQVNGAIYLSQTSELDEKTSLNDSLIGYEIAISHALDIDNLKDFNE from the coding sequence GTGAAAGTTTTAGCCTATATTCCTGCTAGAAGTGGTTCTAAGGGCGTGAAAGATAAGAATATTAAGGCATTTAGAGGTTTGCCCTTAATGGCACATACGATACTGAGTGCGTTAAATTCAAAGCTTTTTGATGAGGTTATGGTAAGCACGGATAACGAAGTCTATAAAGAAATTGCCTTAAAATATGGGGCTAGTGTGCCGTTTTTAAGAAGTCAAGAAAATTCAAGCGACACCGCCCCTACGATTTTAGGCTTGTTAGAGACTTTAGAAAATTATTCTAAAATAAACATGCATTTTAATCATGTGATGATTTTACAACCTACTTCGCCCTTAAGAGATACTAAGGATATTCTAGGTGCGTGGGAATGCTATGCTAAAAATCATTTTCAAAGTCTAGCAAGCGTGCATAAAGTAGAGATTAACCCCTTTTTGTTACGCACTCTTAAAGATGACCAACTCTCTTCGTTGCTAAGGGCTAATAGCACCATTAGGCGTCAAGATATTCCACATTTTTATCAAGTCAATGGGGCGATTTATCTTTCTCAAACAAGTGAGTTAGATGAAAAAACGAGTTTGAATGACAGCTTGATAGGTTATGAAATAGCTATTTCGCATGCTCTAGATATAGATAATTTAAAGGATTTTAATGAGTGA
- a CDS encoding LPP20 family lipoprotein, translated as MRLNPTLIGINSLLVATLLMSGCSLFKKRSSNAQLIPPSATGLQAPIYPPTNFTPRRVQPLPSPRFENNNQPIVRNNPTNAIPNTPMLTPNNTIELSAVGMGVAPESTISPSQALALAKRAAIVDGYRQLGEKMYGIRVNAQDTVKDMILQNSVIKTKVNALIRNAEITETIYKDGLCQVSMELKLDGRIWYRILSGARG; from the coding sequence ATGCGTCTAAATCCTACCTTAATTGGTATTAATTCGTTACTTGTAGCAACTCTTTTGATGAGTGGTTGTAGTTTGTTTAAAAAGCGTAGTTCTAACGCTCAATTAATCCCCCCCTCAGCTACAGGCTTGCAAGCCCCCATTTATCCTCCTACCAATTTCACTCCAAGAAGAGTCCAGCCATTACCTAGCCCTCGCTTTGAAAATAATAATCAGCCAATAGTGAGAAATAACCCCACTAACGCCATTCCTAATACCCCTATGCTAACACCCAATAACACCATAGAATTAAGCGCCGTAGGTATGGGTGTGGCTCCAGAATCTACTATTTCGCCCTCTCAAGCTCTAGCTCTAGCTAAAAGAGCGGCCATTGTAGATGGCTATCGCCAATTAGGCGAAAAAATGTATGGTATTAGAGTGAACGCTCAAGACACCGTCAAAGATATGATTTTACAAAATTCTGTGATTAAGACTAAAGTGAACGCTCTCATTCGCAACGCTGAAATCACTGAGACCATCTATAAAGACGGCTTATGCCAAGTGAGCATGGAGCTTAAACTAGATGGCAGAATTTGGTATCGCATTTTGAGTGGAGCAAGAGGTTAA